One region of Carcharodon carcharias isolate sCarCar2 chromosome 21, sCarCar2.pri, whole genome shotgun sequence genomic DNA includes:
- the ndufa5 gene encoding NADH dehydrogenase [ubiquinone] 1 alpha subcomplex subunit 5: MAGILKKTTGLVGLAVTQNPHETLRILYTRILAVLQSIPQDAAYRKYTEQIVNERFNLVKSEHDVQKLEDKINCGQIEEVISQAEDELSLAHKMAKWKPWEPLIEEAPHNQWKWPI, encoded by the exons ATGGCTGGAATACTGAAGAAA ACCACTGGGTTGGTGGGTCTTGCTGTGACCCAGAATCCTCAtgag ACGTTGAGAATCCTGTACACCAGAATTCTTGCTGTCCTGCAATCCATCCCTCAGGATGCAGCCTATAGGAAGTACACCGAGCAGATCGtcaatgaaaggtttaacttggTAAAATCG GAGCATGATGTTCAAAAACTGGAAGACAAAATCAACTGTGGGCAGATAGAGGAAGTCATTTCacag GCTGAGGATGAACTTTCTCTGGCACATAAAATGGCCAAGTGGAAACCTTGGGAACCATTAATAGAAGAAGCTCCTCACAACCAATGGAAATGGCCAATTTAA